One genomic segment of Gadus chalcogrammus isolate NIFS_2021 chromosome 3, NIFS_Gcha_1.0, whole genome shotgun sequence includes these proteins:
- the LOC130378954 gene encoding LOW QUALITY PROTEIN: ATP-sensitive inward rectifier potassium channel 12-like (The sequence of the model RefSeq protein was modified relative to this genomic sequence to represent the inferred CDS: deleted 2 bases in 1 codon), with product MVGTIRPRIHYCHQRHSLVITGAMGAVRVNRYSIVSTDDDTLKISSLGLHNGHGPLAQQTLAGARGRSEEGGGDGDGGGGGGAGGVISLRAASEPVLYNGRRPSPSRRLGVDLAMGWGLHKGRLRSRFVRKNGQCNVVFNNMEDKPRRYLADIFTTCVDIRWRYMFLIFTTTFLLSWLLFGLVFWGVALVHGDFDLRLTPGGAGQPAEVTPGGPEWRPCILHVQGFIGAFLFSIETQTTIGYGFRCVTEECPAAVLTVVVQSIVGCIIDSFMIGTIMAKMVRPKKRAQTLLFSHNAVVALRDGKLCLMWRMGNMRKSHIVEAHVRAQLIRPHVTEEGEYLPLEQKDIDVGYDDGLDRLFLVSPLVVVHEINKNSPLYCLSRDELQRDNFEIVVILEGMVEATAMTTQARSSYLAREILWGHRFEPLVFEKGYRYHVDYSRFHQTYEVPATPLCSAKDLYHMRGRDPCATPPSSSSSSSSSGSRSPSPFVPRVNHRLLPPHSPSAFCYENEVALCCGDEEEEGPEGEEEEEEEEERGPELQEERQELMQAKKEVGWNDLRLGFQRAVFGEEQAAEALCVLDIESQIDYDRLQPALPLYISRESGV from the exons ATGGTTGGAACGATCCGTCCCAGAATCCACTACTGCCACCAGAGACACAGTCTGGTTATCACTGGAGCCATGGGAGCAGTAAGAGTCAACAG ATACAGCATCGTATCCACAGACGACGACACCCTGAAGATCTCCAGCCTGGGTCTCCACAACGGCCACGGGCCCCTCGCACAGCAGACCCTGGCTGGGGCCCGGGGCAGGAgcgag gaggggggcggagacggagacggaggaggaggaggaggagcagggggggtcaTATCCCTGAGAGCGGCCAGCGAGCCGGTCCTGTACAACGGGCGGCGGCCCTCCCCCTCGCGGCGGCTGGGCGTGGACCTGGCCATGGGCTGGGGCCTGCACAAGGGCCGCCTGCGCAGCCGCTTCGTCAGGAAGAACGGCCAGTGCAACGTGGTCTTCAACAACATGGAGGACAAGCCGCGGCGCTACCTGGCCGACATCTTCACCACCTGCGTGGACATCCGCTGGCGCTACATGTTCCTCATCTTCACCaccaccttcctcctctcctggcTGCTGTTCGGCCTGGTGTTCTGGGGCGTGGCGTTGGTGCACGGGGACTTTGACCTCCGACTGACCCCGGGAGGGGCGGGGCAGCCCGCCGAGGTCACGCCGGGCGGCCCCGAGTGGCGGCCCTGCATCCTCCACGTGCAGGGCTTCATCGGGGCTTTCCTCTTCTCCATCGAGACGCAGACCACCATCGGCTACGGCTTCCGCTGCGTGACGGAGGAGTGCCCGGCCGCCGTGCTGACGGTGGTGGTGCAGTCCATCGTGGGCTGCATCATTGACTCCTTCATGATCGGCACCATCATGGCCAAGATGGTGCGGCCCAAGAAGCGCGCGCAGACGCTGCTGTTCTCGCACAACGCCGTGGTGGCGCTGCGCGACGGCAAGCTCTGCCTCATGTGGCGCATGGGCAACATGCGCAAGAGCCACATCGTGGAGGCGCACGTGCGGGCGCAGCTCATCCGGCCGCACGTGACGGAGGAGGGCGAGTACCTGCCGCTGGAGCAGAAGGACATCGACGTGGGCTACGATGACGGCCTGGACCGCCTCTTCCTGGTGTCGCCGCTGGTGGTGGTGCACGAGATCAACAAGAACAGCCCGCTGTACTGCCTGAGCCGCGACGAGCTGCAGAGGGACAACTTTGAGATCGTGGTGATCCTGGAGGGCATGGTGGAGGCCACGGCCATGACCACGCAGGCCCGCAGCTCCTACCTGGCCCGCGAGATCCTGTGGGGCCACCGCTTCGAGCCGCTGGTGTTCGAGAAGGGCTACCGCTACCACGTGGACTACTCCCGCTTCCACCAGACCTACGAGGTGCCCGCCACGCCCCTCTGCAGCGCCAAGGATCTCTACCACATGCGGGGCCGGGACCCCTgcgccacccccccctcctcctcctcctcctcctcctcctctggctcgCGCTCCCCGTCGCCGTTCGTGCCGCGGGTCAACCACCGCCTGCTGCCCCCGCACTCGCCCAGCGCCTTCTGCTACGAGAACGAGGTGGCGCTGTGCTGcggcgacgaggaggaggaggggccggagggggaggaggaggaggaggaggaggaggagcggggaccggagctgcaggaggagaggcaggagcTGATGCAGGCCAAGAAGGAGGTGGGCTGGAACGACCTGCGTCTGGGCTTCCAA AGAGCAGTTTTTGGGGAGGAGCAGGCCGCGGAGGCGCTGTGCGTCCTGGACATAGAGAGCCAGATCGACTACGACCGCCTCCAGCCGGCGCTCCCGCTGTACATCAGCAGGGAGTCCGGGGTGTGA